A region from the Papaver somniferum cultivar HN1 unplaced genomic scaffold, ASM357369v1 unplaced-scaffold_125, whole genome shotgun sequence genome encodes:
- the LOC113331284 gene encoding uncharacterized protein LOC113331284 produces the protein MNLAACIMWNIWKSRNDLIFNNISPSTSQCIQKTLQDFHLFDLHHALNYCSDIDINQNNAVSRELPPSGVVKVNVDASFNNGNVAAAAAAAVDSYGNHLGSGSICFHTISSTVAEAKAYGLGIQLADRLQVPRIIMEGDASDIPKAIKGNIQAKYHGVFVPQFSLSEITSRNLVKLVSHQFLKTLILLRII, from the coding sequence ATGAATCTGGCTGCTTGTATTATGTGGAACATATGGAAATCGAGGAATGATCTGATTTTCAATAATATTTCTCCTTCGACATCTCAATGCATCCAAAAAACATTACAAGACTTCCATTTGTTTGATTTGCACCATGCTCTTAATTACTGCTCTGACATTGATATAAATCAAAATAATGCAGTTTCAAGGGAACTTCCTCCTTCTGGTGTTGTTAAAGTAAACGTGGATGCTTCTTTCAACAATGggaatgttgctgctgctgctgcagcggCTGTTGATTCTTACGGAAATCACCTGGGAAGTGGTTCTATTTGTTTTCATACTATATCTTCCACAGTTGCAGAGGCTAAGGCTTATGGACTCGGCATTCAACTGGCGGATAGACTTCAAGTACCAAGAATCATTATGGAGGGTGATGCTTCAGATATCCCGAAAGCCATTAAAGGAAATATACAAGCGAAATATCATGGGGTATTCGTTCCACAGTTCTCTCTATCAGAGATCACGTCAAGAAATTTAGTGAAGTTAGTTTCACATCAGTTTCTAAAGACGTTAATTCTATTGCGCATAATTTAG